From Triticum urartu cultivar G1812 chromosome 2, Tu2.1, whole genome shotgun sequence, a single genomic window includes:
- the LOC125537390 gene encoding transcription termination factor MTERF2, chloroplastic-like, translating into MATTTLPRSHIRLHLPLHTANPSYPRCCRLLPSSAVSSRLQNPATTTATHYPILPPAPSPSLLAAEEASLAPRRTHRFPGSVAPPRIQDSREDLDVPADDDVLRRALEVRRAVATEALVAALSGGKAGGLTYVNNLTSRMGAFVDRIVVGAAAMRRDRPELAHQSFNARARTYIQESGVVELVKWFKHNSLTYPQIAKVVCSCSGDLEKVRRMLKWLRSIYVKGEFLGRVLAKGESLMSRSFEELEEITGYLECCGVRRDWIGHVVSRCPQLLNLSLDELETRVQFYTDMGMNENDFGTMVYDYPKVLGFFSLEEMNSKVQYLKEFGLSTEELGKMLAYKPQLMACSIEERWKPLVKYLYHLNISRDGMKRMLVVQPTIFCLDLETVIAPKVRFLQDIGVRNDAVGNVLVKFPPVLTYSLYRKLRPVVIFLRTKAGVTEDDIGKVIALDPQLMGCSIAHKLEASVKYFRSLGIYHLVLGQMVADFPTLLRYNVDVLRPKYQYLRRVMVRPLKDLIEFPRFFSYSLEHRIEPRHKVLVANRINMRLRYMLPGSDEEFAQRVQEAVERRARFEAGEATPETSGAPETPSSNGNGVAAVACQEMEAVPCKKQEFHVPDL; encoded by the exons ATGGCCACCACCACTCTCCCACGCTCTCACATCCGCCTGCACCTCCCGCTCCACACCGCCAACCCTTCCTACCCTCGCTGCTGCCGCCTCCTTCCCTCCTCCGCCGTCTCATCGCGTCTCCAGAACCCCGCCACAACCACCGCCACCCACTATCCCATCCTCCCGCCCGCTCCATCCCCTTCCCTCCTCGCCGCCGAGGAGGCCTCCCTCGCCCCGCGCCGCACCCACCGGTTCCCGGGCTCTGTCGCGCCCCCGCGCATCCAGGACTCCCGGGAGGACCTCGACGTCCCGGCCGACGATGACGTCCTGCGGCGTGCGCTCGAGGTGCGCCGCGCTGTGGCCACCGAGGCGCTCGTGGCCGCGCTCAGCGGCGGGAAGGCCGGGGGCCTCACCTACGTCAACAACCTCACTTCACGGATGGGCGCCTTCGTCGACCGCATTGTCGTCGGAGCCGCCGCCATGCGGCGCGACCGCCCCGAGCTCGCGCACCAGTCCTTCAACGCGCGGGCACGGACCTACATCCAGGAATCGGGCGTGGTCGAGCTGGTCAA GTGGTTCAAGCACAACTCGTTGACATATCCCCAGATTGCGAAAGTAGTTTGCTCCTGTTCTGGTGATCTGGAGAAAGTGAGAAGGATGCTAAAGTGGTTGAGATCAATTTATGTGAAAGGAGAATTTTTGGGACGTGTGCTTGCGAAGGGTGAATCCCTTATGAGTCGCAGTTTTGAAGAATTGGAAGAGATTACTGGCTATCTGGAATGCTGTGGTGTTAGGAGAGACTGGATTGGTCACGTGGTCAGTAGATGTCCACAGCTATTGAATTTGTCCTTGGATGAGTTAGAGACACGAGTGCAATTTTATACAGATATGGGAATGAATGAGAATGACTTCGGCACTATGGTCTATGATTATCCAAAAGTTCTCGGGTTTTTCAGCCTAGAAGAGATGAACAGTAAG GTTCAATATCTGAAAGAGTTTGGTTTGAGCACAGAAGAACTTGGAAAAATGCTGGCTTATAAGCCACAGCTCATGGCCTGCAGCATTGAAGAAAGGTGGAAGCCACTTGTGAAGTACCTATATCATCTAAACATTTCACGGGATGGTATGAAGCGTATGTTGGTGGTCCAACCTACGATTTTCTGTCTTGATTTAGAGACAGTAATTGCACCAAAG GTACGATTTCTACAGGATATTGGTGTGAGGAATGATGCAGTCGGCAATGTGCTTGTGAAGTTCCCCCCTGTACTAACTTATAGTCTGTACAGGAAGTTACGCCCAGTG GTTATATTCCTGAGGACAAAAGCTGGAGTAACAGAGGATGACATTGGGAAGGTCATTGCGTTGGACCCGCAGCTCATGGGCTGCAGCATCGCACACAAACTGGAAGCCAGCGTCAAGTACTTCCGGTCACTGGGCATCTACCACTTGGTGCTCGGCCAGATGGTTGCCGACTTCCCGACGCTTCTCCGATACAATGTGGATGTTCTACGTCCAAAATACCAGTACCTCAGGCGTGTCATGGTACGGCCGCTGAAAGATCTTATCGAGTTTCCCCG GTTTTTCAGTTACTCTTTGGAGCATAGGATAGAGCCTCGGCACAAGGTTCTGGTGGCCAACAGGATAAACATGAGGCTGCGGTACATGCTGCCTGGTTCCGATGAGGAGTTTGCACAGAGGGTGCAAGAGGCCGTCGAGAGGAGGGCGAGATTCGAAGCCGGAGAGGCTACTCCGGAGACATCAGGTGCGCCCGAAACACCCAGCAGCAATGGAAATGGCGTAGCAGCAGTAGCCTGTCAAGAGATGGAGGCAGTACCTTGCAAGAAACAAGAATTCCATGTCCCTGACTTGTAG
- the LOC125537391 gene encoding succinate dehydrogenase [ubiquinone] flavoprotein subunit, mitochondrial, which yields MWRGCVSRGLSKAKASASRLFSTTSSSYTVVDHSYDAVVVGAGGAGLRAAIGLSEHGFNTACITKLFPTRSHTVAAQGGINAALGNMSEDDWRWHMYDTVKGSDWLGDQDSIQYMCREAPKAVIELENYGLPFSRTEDGKIYQRAFGGQSLDFGKGGQAYRCACAADRTGHAMLHTLYGQAMKHNTQFFVEYFALDLLMDNEGNCQGVIALNMEDGTLHRFRATNTILATGGYGRAYFSATSAHTCTGDGNAMVARAGLPLQDLEFVQFHPTGIYGAGCLITEGSRGEGGILRNSEGERFMERYAPTAKDLASRDVVSRSMTMEIREGRGVGPLKDHIYLHLNHLPPEVLKERLPGISETAAIFAGVDVTKEPIPVLPTVHYNMGGIPTNYHGEVVDIKGDNPDTVIPGLMAAGEAACASVHGANRLGANSLLDIVVFGRACANRVAEISKPGDKQKPLEKGAGEKTIAWLDKLRNANGSLPTSKIRLNTQRIMQNNAAVFRTQETLEEGCQLISKAWESYHDVKISDRSLIWNSDLIETIELKNLLINACITMYSAEARKESRGAHAREDFTTRDDERWMKHSLGYWENEKVRLAYRRVHMNTLDDEIESFPPKARVY from the exons ATGTGGCGCGGCTGCGTCTCGCGCGGCCTCTCCAAGGCAAAGGCCTCCGCCTCCAGGCTCTTCTCCACGACCTCG TCTTCGTACACGGTGGTGGACCACTCGTATGACGCGGTGGTGGTGGGCGCAGGAGGCGCAGGTCTCCGGGCGGCCATCGGGCTCTCGGAGCACGGCTTCAACACCGCCTGCATCACCAAGCTCTTCCCCACGCGGTCGCATACCGTCGCAGCGCAG GGAGGCATAAATGCTGCTCTAGGAAACATGAGCGAAGATGACTGGAGGTGGCATATGTATGATACAGTCAAGGGAAGCGACTGGCTTG GTGATCAAGATTCTATCCAATATATGTGCAGAGAAGCACCAAAAGCTGTTATAGAACTTGAAAATTATGGATTGCCATTTTCAAGAACTGAAGATGGAAAGATATACCAACGTGCATTTGGAGGCCAGAGTTTAGATTTCGGGAAAG GTGGACAGGCCTACCGATGTGCATGTGCTGCTGACAGGACAGGGCATGCTATGCTCCACACGTTATATGGTCAAGCCATGAAGCATAACACTCagttttttgtagaatattttgCACTAGACCTTCTCatggacaatgaag GCAACTGCCAGGGAGTCATTGCCTTAAACATGGAGGATGGCACCCTTCACCGTTTCCGTGCAACAAATACAATTCTAGCCACAGGG GGTTACGGCAGGGCCTACTTCTCAGCAACCTCAGCTCACACATGTACTGGAGATGGCAATGCCATGGTTGCACGTGCTGGTTTACCTCTTCAA GATCTTGAGTTCGTCCAGTTCCATCCTACAGGCATATATGGTGCTGGATGCCTCATCACTGAAG GATCCCGTGGTGAGGGTGGTATTCTTAGGAACAGTGAAGGTGAGCGTTTCATGGAACGATATGCTCCTACTGCAAAGGATCTTGCTTCTCGTGATGTTGTTTCAAGATCCATGACAATGGAAATTAGAGAAGGACGTGGTGTTG GGCCATTGAAGGATCACATCTATTTGCATCTTAACCATCTGCCTCCTGAAGTTCTCAAGGAAAGACTTCCTGGTATATCTGAAACTGCTGCTATTTTTGCTGGTGTTGACGTCACCAAGGAGCCCATTCCAGTTTTGCCTACCGTTCACTACAACATGGGTGGGATCCCAACAAACTACCATGGGGAG GTTGTGGATATCAAGGGTGATAATCCAGATACTGTTATTCCTGGTTTAATGGCTGCTGGAGAAGCAGCGTGCGCGTCTGTTCATGGTGCAAATCGTTTGGGTGCAAATTCACTTCTTGACATAGTTGTGTTTGGTAGAGCTTGTGCAAACAGGGTAGCTGAGATTTCGAAACCAG GTGACAAGCAGAAACCTCTGGAAAAAGGTGCAGGGGAGAAGACTATAGCATGGCTGGACAAGCTGAGAAATGCAAATGGATCATTGCCAACTTCCAAGATCCGTCTTAACACACAACGTATTATGCAAAATAATGCTGCAGTTTTCCGTACACAAGAAACGCTTGAAGAAG GTTGTCAACTGATCAGCAAAGCATGGGAAAGTTATCATGACGTGAAGATCAGTGACCGAAGCCTCATATG GAATTCAGACTTGATAGAAACCATAGAGCTGAAAAATCTGTTAATAAATGCATGCATAACTATGTATTCAGCAGAGGCTCGGAAGGAAAGCAGAGGAGCTCATGCTCGTGAAGATTTCACG ACAAGAGACGATGAACGTTGGATGAAGCACTCACTGGG GTACTGGGAGAATGAGAAGGTACGATTGGCATACAGGCGAGTCCATATGAACACATTGGATGATGAAATCGAGTCGTTCCCACCGAAAGCACGAGTATACTGA